In Lactuca sativa cultivar Salinas chromosome 5, Lsat_Salinas_v11, whole genome shotgun sequence, the DNA window GTCCAAGAGATTCAGTTATTTCTGTACATTGTACTTATGCATAAATTAAGCAAAGTGTTGGTAATGGTATACTCAATTCCAAAAAGTGGTATCAAATTTGGTCAATGGTAAGGCAAGGTGGTGACATATTAACATCTACATGCACATGCATTCATGGAGTAGGTATACCTCTACCAAAAACCACTCCTCAATCCTCAAGGATTTGGTGATGTAAAGTGGTTGGAATCTATACATGATCATCATCCCTTCACCTCtctatatatctcttcatcttcATGCATTCCTTTCCAACATCACAAACACTCAAACACCTCCACATCAATGGCTTCTTTCAAACTTCTCTACACTACTTTGACACTACTTGCTCTACTCTCCTCCTCCACCTTTTGCTCAGGTTTTCCCAGCTTCCACTTTGGCTGGGGTAAcggcggcggcggtggtggtggtggtgtaagCCGCCCTATTGGTGGTCGGAAGTATTCTGGACTTTTCCCAGGTTTCTACAGTCATACGTGTCCTCAAGCTAATGACATTGTCATGTCAGTCCTTGAAAAGGCCATTTCAAAAGAGCCAAGAATGGCAGCTTCTTTACTCAGGCTTCATTTCCATGACTGTTTTGTTCAGGTAATTTTTAAATCTATCACTTTTATGATCATAAATTGTGGAGTACTTTAGTCCCTAATTCTAATTTTTAccatttttaatcaaatttgaaataatttcCAATTGGTTCTTATTTCAAGGTTCCATACCTTAAAAAAGAACTAAATTTGATAgcttaaattacatttttggtctttcAAATGGTTGATTTCTCAACTTGTGTCTCAAAAAGTTTGTCTTGTAATCTTGCTCATTATAAGGTCGAAAGACCCAAAATAAGGACACAAATTGCAAGAAAAACTTTAAGAGAAATCTTTTTTGGGACAAAATGCCAAAAAAATAAGCTATATTCAATAAGCAAAATATAATTTACGCAGATCGATATGAAATATGGATATCAAAATCAGCATGGTCAGTGGTCACAGTTTTATGAACACgaaattttgaaataaagacATGAATCGTTAAATGTATCAATCTTGGACTATAGTCATTTATTTTTGTATGTTACTCTAGATATTATATCATATAATGTCATTTAATATTGATATGTTGATTTATGATTTTCGAGGGATGTGATGCTTCTGTCTTATTGGATGATCATCCAACATTCAAAAGCGAAAAGAAATCTGTCCCCAACAAAAACTCTCTTCGGGGATTTGAAGTGATCGACGAAATCAAATCTAAACTCGAACAAACATGTCCGGAGACCGTTTCTTGTGCAGACATTCTCGCCCTTGCTGCTCGAGGCTCCACTATTCTCGTAAGCACTCAAAAACCACATTCTCCtctgactaaaatacccttatcaTTTCAATAATTAACGAATAATATTACTCATGAAAATGTAGAGTGGAGGACCGAATTGGGAATTGCCATTAGGAAGAAGAGATTCAAAAAAAGCAAGTCTCAATGGCTCAAACAAGAACATTCCTCCACCAAATTCcactattcaaaaccttttaaCGTTTTTTCAGCGCCAAGGTCTCAATGAAGTCGATCTAGTCTCTCTTTCTGGTAAGCTATTTGTTAATCTGTCACTAATGCCTTCATCCGTCGCTAAAAATCCATTGCTTGTTGCTTTCAATTTATTTCTTTTTAGGAGCTCATACGATTGGGATGGCAAGATGTACAACATTCAAGCAACGTTTATACAATCAAAATGGAAACAATCAACCAGATTCAACTCTTGAAAGAAGCTACTACCATGACTTAAAATCAGTATGCCCGAAAACAGGTGGCGATAGTAACATTTCACCATTAGATCGCACATCACCTATGACATTTGACAACACGTATTTCAAGCTCATTATGTCGGGAAAAGGACTTCTCACATCCGATCAAGTTCTTCTGTCtggaaaccttggaaaaaccatGGAGTTAGTGAAGCATTTCGCTGATGATCATGTTCTTTTCTTCCGTCATTTTGCTCAATCCATGGTTAAAATGGGAAACATTAGTCCGATTACTGGTTACAAGGGTGAAGTAAGGAAGAACTGTCGTAGGGttaactaattatatatatatatttatctctCATGTGTTTATGTCTATGTACTTTGTTAACTTGTTGAAATtgaaatatgaagtatttaattatgagttatatatatatcgAGTCATCATTCATCGATCTCTTTGTTTTCATAGCTTTTTACAGTATCAATCGAACAGAAATTTAAATGATCTCTAATTAAACAAATCAGATTTTAATTAATTTCTGTTGCTTTTCACACTACCCATAAATTTGAGTCTGGAGTTAAGGCCATGATAGAGCTGTTTTCATTCGATCGCAGCCATACATTTGAATCTGGACTTAAAGTCGCAGCTGGGCTGCTTTCAGTTGATGGAAATGTTTGCTCAGCGCAAGAAATGTCTCCTTTCAGAAGTGAAAGCACCTGAATTTATAAGGATTCAGTAAACAAAAACAAGAATCAAGAATCAAGAAACGAAGTTTAATCATATACAAGAGCTATATAAAATTGGATGTTGGTTtgtaaaattaaaattataaatcaCCTGGCTCATGCATGGGCTTGAATTCCATCTTGTACTGATGCATCGAATAGCAGCAGTTGTAACTACAAGTAATCCATGGAAATCATGCTCGGACTCATCGTATAATATATGGTATGCTCTTTGTGCTAATAAAGGTCGTGCCTGAACACAGTTAATTAATCAATCATGaaacttgattttgacttttgagttttgagGTCAATTGAATAACTTTTTAACTTTAATAGAGTTAAAAGTGATTGAAGTTAGATGATCGATTGAGTTATACCCATTTAACGAAATTTTGATCATGTCTTGGAGCAGATCTATTGCAAAACAGTCTCAACAGCAATATCCCAAATGCAAGAACGTCGGATTTTATCAATTCCAGTGATTTTTTATCAGAAGGATGCTTATGCCCGCAACTTTGATTTCGATCGTGTCCAAAAAACGAGAATAAATCTTATTAAGCCAAATTAATCTCATAAACGAATCTCATtttacattaaaattataattgGATTAATAACCAACCTGCTAGTGGAGGTATCCGATGAATGTTCAATTTGCAGCCATTTAGCATGGGAGAAACCCGTTATCTATGACGAGCAATTATCATAGGAAAAAGAGTAAGTTACAATTTTAGTACTCCCTTAGTTTAGCACTAAGAGCATCCACAATTAAAAGTTTAATGGAAAAGTTGAATTAGATGTCATGTCTATTTGTTATTTAATGGATACAACTCCATTATTATGAAATGCCACATTGACATTcaatggatttggagttcaatGATCATTAAACTCTTCAATaggaaaaaagaaaatatttaaatctttaaataaatatattttttaatatgtttCATTGAACTGATAGAGTTTAATGCATTGTGGGATAAAAATGAATAGAATAATGATGTGACACTTCATTGTCATTGAACTCTATAGAGTTTAATGCATTGTAGATaccttaaaaaaaatcaaatttcaatttttatacatatggtatatattttttttagatttttgtttAAGAGCAAATGGTTTTTAAAAGTATGAGTAAATTACATATTTTGTCATCGActataaatgatttttttaattttgattttaaaaagtttattctTGTAAATATTTGATACTATAGATATTTTCTTTTGCGATTTTGGCCTTTTATTAATCATAAAAAATAATACTACCTCCGTCCTAATTTGATAGTCtatttttgacttttaaagtcttttttcttcaattttgaccttaaatttttttacttttgatagataatacttgatgcaaaatatatgaatgaattgtattttaaatgttttttcattattataagttttatcaactaatatataacacaaataaaaatatttacggtcaaagttgaagaaaaaaaacttaaaatgTCAAAAgtgactatcaatttgggacggattATCAAATTaaacaaattttatttaaaataaaaacaaaaaaaaggtaCCAAATTTACCTGTGGTTCTAAGTTGTGGCCTAGAAGAACATTGCATGCTCGTAAATCCCCATGAACTATCGGCCCTCTAGGACATTGTTCATGCATGTAACGCAGACCTTGAGCTATTCCAATTGCTATTTTCATTTTATCAGCAAAATGAATTTCTAATTCCTTTGTCCAGAATCCTGCACCAAAACATGTTGATTCGCgacataataaataataaaataattatatgatCTTCCTCATAATTAAAGCCTAAAATATATATTCATGAGTCCATAAGTGgaagaaaaaaacaaaatagtCACGAACCATTGAGAAATCTGTCCATTAGTAAACCTCTAGAAGCATATGGAAAAACCAAAGCCATCGCATTCTCGTTCTGATGGAATCCAAGCAACCGAACAATGTTTTTATGATACATAGACAAAGCTGCCTTCTTTTCAGCTTCAAGAACGTAATTAAAATGAGTGCCAACGAATCTTTTCACGAAAACAGCAGATGATCTATCTTCAAAATAACCGCTATACACTTGAAACGCCTCATTTGAAGAAAcattaattatgtttttaaacCGATCTGTTATCTCCGATATCACTTCCCAACTTAGTTCAACAAGAAACTCTAGTCCACGCGACGATGATGCTATGTTGCTTATTTCAACGAAATGATCCTTAAACTTCTCAAAATCTTCTGTTTCTTGTTGTGGTTCGCTTGTGCTTCCGATGCTTGAAGAACTTGAAGAAGGTTGATAAATGCCCTCAAAATTTGGGAGGATATGATATATGGGTTTTACTTCA includes these proteins:
- the LOC111880960 gene encoding peroxidase 9 yields the protein MASFKLLYTTLTLLALLSSSTFCSGFPSFHFGWGNGGGGGGGGVSRPIGGRKYSGLFPGFYSHTCPQANDIVMSVLEKAISKEPRMAASLLRLHFHDCFVQGCDASVLLDDHPTFKSEKKSVPNKNSLRGFEVIDEIKSKLEQTCPETVSCADILALAARGSTILSGGPNWELPLGRRDSKKASLNGSNKNIPPPNSTIQNLLTFFQRQGLNEVDLVSLSGAHTIGMARCTTFKQRLYNQNGNNQPDSTLERSYYHDLKSVCPKTGGDSNISPLDRTSPMTFDNTYFKLIMSGKGLLTSDQVLLSGNLGKTMELVKHFADDHVLFFRHFAQSMVKMGNISPITGYKGEVRKNCRRVN
- the LOC111880951 gene encoding uncharacterized protein LOC111880951, with protein sequence MFTTKERDRTKIFIVVLDGPKVLREKSGVAPLSYTLRQVVQPDDEVVVLVIFNSGDLTQTPVISSCCIRTEGRNHQPNNKRDIFITKLREEISQGTEGYMRIFRPFHRECKNIGVKFEAKIVIGPTLTAIISEEKLNTGATSVVIGSEDEEMILYTCNPSGESSGVKNEGYRDQKPSKYKKKQSSNNEVKPIYHILPNFEGIYQPSSSSSSIGSTSEPQQETEDFEKFKDHFVEISNIASSSRGLEFLVELSWEVISEITDRFKNIINVSSNEAFQVYSGYFEDRSSAVFVKRFVGTHFNYVLEAEKKAALSMYHKNIVRLLGFHQNENAMALVFPYASRGLLMDRFLNGFWTKELEIHFADKMKIAIGIAQGLRYMHEQCPRGPIVHGDLRACNVLLGHNLEPQARPLLAQRAYHILYDESEHDFHGLLVVTTAAIRCISTRWNSSPCMSQVLSLLKGDISCAEQTFPSTESSPAATLSPDSNVWLRSNENSSIMALTPDSNLWVV